Proteins encoded by one window of Nocardia goodfellowii:
- the fahA gene encoding fumarylacetoacetase: MRTRIEVAPESLFGPDNLPYGVFAPAGGGYRVGVRLGDSVIDLAAALDDSVFAEPSLNPFLAQGPRRWREVRERVRTLAETDLPAAAVHSLAEVDLKLPVRVGDYVDFYASIDHATNLGRLFRPDAEPLLPNWRHLPVGYHGRAGTVVVSGTDIVRPRGQRRTDSGTPDFGPSRRLDIEAELGFVVGVGSELGRPIDIEDFEAHVFGIGLVNDWSARDIQAWEYQPLGPFLGKSFATSLSAWITPLAALETARIPLPSQDPAPLSYLQAPDPWGLDIDLTVHWDGEAVSYPPYARMYWSPAQMLAHLTANGAATRTGDLYASGTISGPDPDQRGSFIELSWGGTQPIQVNGQKRTFLEDGDEIVITASAPGPGFQRIGLGEVRGRIWAARAGKHA, encoded by the coding sequence ATGAGGACCCGCATCGAGGTGGCACCCGAATCACTGTTCGGGCCGGACAACCTGCCCTACGGCGTGTTCGCCCCGGCAGGCGGGGGCTACCGGGTCGGGGTCCGGTTGGGCGACTCGGTCATCGATCTCGCGGCGGCGCTGGACGATTCCGTCTTCGCCGAGCCGAGCCTGAATCCTTTTCTGGCACAGGGTCCCCGGCGCTGGCGCGAGGTGCGCGAACGGGTGCGGACGCTCGCCGAGACCGATCTTCCGGCCGCGGCCGTGCACTCGCTCGCCGAGGTCGACCTGAAACTGCCGGTACGGGTGGGCGACTACGTCGACTTCTACGCCAGCATCGATCACGCCACCAATCTCGGTCGGCTGTTCCGCCCGGACGCCGAACCGCTGCTGCCGAATTGGCGGCATCTGCCGGTCGGCTACCACGGCCGAGCCGGCACCGTCGTGGTGTCCGGCACCGATATCGTCCGCCCCCGCGGGCAACGCCGGACCGATTCGGGCACACCGGATTTCGGTCCGTCCCGGCGACTGGACATCGAGGCGGAGCTGGGCTTCGTCGTAGGCGTCGGCTCCGAGCTCGGCCGGCCGATCGATATAGAGGATTTCGAGGCGCACGTCTTCGGCATCGGCCTGGTCAACGACTGGTCGGCCCGCGATATCCAGGCCTGGGAGTACCAGCCGCTCGGCCCGTTCCTGGGCAAGTCCTTCGCCACCTCGCTCTCGGCGTGGATAACCCCCTTGGCCGCCCTGGAGACCGCGCGCATCCCGCTGCCCTCGCAGGATCCGGCGCCGCTGTCCTACCTGCAGGCGCCCGACCCGTGGGGTCTCGACATCGACCTCACCGTGCACTGGGACGGCGAAGCGGTCTCCTACCCGCCGTACGCCCGGATGTACTGGTCACCGGCGCAGATGCTGGCCCACCTCACCGCCAATGGCGCCGCCACCCGCACCGGTGATCTCTACGCCTCGGGCACCATCTCCGGCCCGGATCCCGACCAGCGCGGCTCGTTCATCGAATTGTCCTGGGGCGGAACCCAACCCATTCAGGTCAACGGCCAGAAGCGCACCTTCCTGGAGGACGGGGACGAGATCGTCATCACGG
- a CDS encoding homogentisate 1,2-dioxygenase, with amino-acid sequence MAFYRQVGSVPPKRHTQHRDEQGNLYYEELMGEEGFSGDSSLLYHRGLPPAIVDSTVWELPDQRTTPNHPLRHRHLRLHELFPGDTAAETDVVTGRRLVLGNADVRISYVAARKPSPLYRNAIGDELVYVESGEAVVETVFGPLRARPGDQVLIPRATTHRWLPTGAEPLRAYAIEASSHITPPKRYLSKYGQLLEHSPYCERDLHGPGETLLEIGTDVEVLVKHRPGGQVAGTRMVYATHPFDVVGWDGCLYPLTFNIADFEPITGRIHQPPPVHQAFEGVNFVVCNFVPRKVDYHPLSIPVPYYHSNVDSDEIMFYCGGNYEARKGSGIGQGSVSVHPGGYAHGPQPGAYERSIGLDFFDELAVMVDTFRPLELGEGALACEDPAYAWTWSGRGPA; translated from the coding sequence ATGGCGTTCTATCGGCAGGTCGGCTCGGTGCCGCCGAAGCGGCACACCCAGCACCGCGACGAGCAGGGCAACCTCTATTACGAGGAGTTGATGGGCGAAGAGGGCTTCTCCGGAGATTCCTCGCTGCTCTATCACCGCGGCCTGCCGCCCGCGATCGTCGACTCGACGGTCTGGGAATTGCCGGATCAGCGCACCACGCCGAATCATCCACTGCGGCACCGGCATCTGCGGCTGCACGAGCTGTTCCCCGGGGACACCGCGGCCGAGACGGACGTGGTGACCGGCCGGCGACTCGTCCTCGGCAACGCCGATGTGCGCATCTCCTACGTGGCGGCGCGCAAACCATCGCCGTTGTACCGCAACGCGATCGGCGACGAACTCGTCTACGTCGAGTCCGGCGAAGCGGTCGTGGAGACGGTCTTCGGGCCCTTGCGCGCACGTCCGGGCGACCAGGTGCTGATCCCCCGGGCCACCACGCATCGCTGGCTGCCTACCGGCGCGGAACCGCTGCGCGCGTACGCGATCGAAGCGTCGAGCCACATCACGCCGCCGAAGCGCTATCTGTCGAAATATGGTCAGCTGCTGGAACATTCGCCGTATTGCGAGCGCGATCTGCACGGACCCGGTGAAACCTTGCTGGAGATCGGCACCGACGTGGAGGTGCTGGTGAAGCACCGCCCCGGCGGGCAGGTCGCGGGCACTCGGATGGTCTACGCGACCCATCCCTTCGATGTGGTCGGCTGGGACGGCTGCCTGTATCCGCTCACCTTCAATATCGCCGATTTCGAGCCGATCACCGGGCGCATCCATCAGCCGCCGCCGGTGCATCAGGCATTCGAGGGGGTCAACTTCGTGGTGTGCAACTTCGTGCCGCGCAAGGTGGATTATCACCCGCTGTCCATCCCGGTGCCGTACTACCACTCCAATGTCGACTCCGACGAGATCATGTTCTATTGCGGCGGAAACTACGAGGCGCGCAAGGGATCCGGAATCGGCCAGGGTTCGGTGTCGGTGCATCCCGGCGGTTACGCGCACGGCCCGCAGCCCGGCGCCTACGAGCGCAGCATCGGCCTGGACTTCTTCGACGAGCTGGCCGTCATGGTCGACACCTTCCGTCCGCTAGAACTCGGGGAGGGCGCGCTGGCCTGCGAAGACCCGGCTTACGCGTGGACCTGGTCGGGGCGGGGCCCGGCATGA
- a CDS encoding exodeoxyribonuclease III, which translates to MRLATWNVNSVRSRIDRVVQFLDRQDIDVLALQETKCRDDQFPFERFDELGYEVAHLGVNQWNGVAIASRVGLSDVELAFPGQPGFDKDAGESLISAPVVESRALGATCGGVRVWSLYVPNGRTLGDPHYAYKLEWLAALRATAGGWLTADPQAKVALVGDWNIAPRDEDVWSMEFFAGKTHVSQPERDAFNAFLDHGFADVMRPFAPGPGVYTYWDYTQLRFPRREGMRIDFILASQALAATVKDANVDREERKGKGASDHAPVIAEFGLPNE; encoded by the coding sequence GTGCGTTTGGCGACCTGGAACGTCAACTCCGTCCGTTCCCGCATCGATCGGGTGGTGCAGTTCCTGGACCGTCAGGACATCGATGTGCTCGCGCTGCAGGAAACCAAGTGCCGCGACGATCAGTTCCCGTTCGAGCGGTTCGACGAACTCGGCTACGAGGTCGCCCATCTCGGCGTGAACCAGTGGAACGGCGTGGCCATCGCCTCCCGCGTCGGTCTGAGCGATGTCGAACTGGCCTTTCCCGGTCAGCCCGGCTTCGACAAGGACGCCGGCGAGTCGCTGATCAGCGCGCCGGTGGTGGAGTCGCGCGCGCTGGGCGCGACGTGCGGCGGCGTCCGGGTATGGAGCCTGTATGTGCCGAACGGCCGCACCCTCGGCGACCCGCACTACGCCTACAAGCTGGAATGGCTGGCCGCCCTGCGCGCTACCGCCGGCGGCTGGCTGACCGCGGACCCGCAGGCCAAGGTCGCTCTGGTCGGCGACTGGAATATCGCGCCCCGCGACGAGGACGTGTGGTCGATGGAGTTCTTCGCGGGCAAGACCCATGTCTCGCAACCGGAACGCGATGCCTTCAACGCCTTCCTCGACCATGGATTCGCCGATGTCATGCGACCGTTCGCGCCCGGACCCGGCGTCTACACCTACTGGGATTACACCCAACTGCGCTTCCCCCGCCGGGAGGGCATGCGCATCGATTTCATCCTGGCCTCGCAGGCGCTGGCCGCCACCGTCAAGGACGCGAACGTGGACCGCGAGGAGCGCAAAGGCAAGGGCGCCAGCGACCACGCGCCGGTCATCGCGGAGTTCGGTTTGCCGAATGAGTGA
- a CDS encoding N-acetylglutamate synthase, CG3035 family — translation MTTEPSIPLGARVVMRYQLPPGSTPPLTDVIGELVSLEPPTVKVGAEQLVTVPPDQVVALKALGPRPIRTSEIRALETAAADGWPGVQQEWIDGWLLRAGHGYTNRANSAAPLGRSGAPAVLAAETLQRIAAWYAERGLPFQLLLPDRLAPVPQGWRTWSETVVLGIDIENFVLPQGPPMVRTATEPDAAWLRLHRYRGENPALTAVPQQPVPEVLTAVHDGKLGFAALGVPEPIAIGRAAVTTAPDLRRWVGLSCIAVQAAHRRHGLGALVCAELIRWGHARGATHAYVQVEADNAAALALYRDLGFLEHHNYRYAAPR, via the coding sequence ATGACAACTGAACCTTCGATCCCGCTCGGCGCCCGGGTGGTCATGCGCTACCAGCTGCCGCCCGGCTCCACCCCGCCGCTGACCGATGTCATCGGCGAGCTGGTGTCGCTGGAGCCGCCGACCGTCAAAGTCGGTGCCGAACAACTGGTTACCGTCCCACCGGACCAGGTGGTGGCGCTGAAGGCGCTGGGCCCCAGGCCGATTCGCACCAGCGAGATCCGCGCACTGGAAACCGCCGCGGCCGACGGCTGGCCGGGCGTGCAACAGGAGTGGATCGACGGCTGGCTACTGCGCGCCGGGCACGGATACACCAATCGCGCCAATTCGGCTGCGCCACTGGGCCGTTCCGGTGCGCCCGCGGTGCTCGCCGCGGAGACGCTGCAGCGTATCGCCGCCTGGTACGCCGAGCGCGGCCTGCCCTTCCAGTTGTTGCTGCCCGATCGCCTGGCACCGGTCCCCCAGGGTTGGCGCACCTGGAGCGAGACCGTCGTCCTGGGCATCGATATCGAGAATTTCGTTCTCCCCCAGGGCCCGCCGATGGTGCGCACGGCGACCGAACCAGACGCGGCCTGGCTGCGACTGCACCGCTACCGCGGCGAGAATCCCGCGTTGACGGCCGTCCCGCAGCAGCCCGTCCCCGAGGTGCTGACCGCCGTGCACGACGGCAAACTGGGTTTCGCCGCGCTGGGTGTGCCGGAACCGATCGCCATCGGACGCGCCGCCGTCACGACCGCGCCGGACCTGCGCCGCTGGGTCGGCCTCAGCTGTATCGCCGTGCAGGCGGCGCACCGCCGCCACGGTCTCGGGGCGCTGGTGTGCGCCGAGCTGATCCGCTGGGGGCACGCCCGCGGTGCGACCCACGCCTACGTGCAGGTCGAGGCCGACAACGCGGCGGCCCTCGCGCTCTACCGGGATCTGGGATTCCTCGAGCACCACAACTACCGGTACGCGGCGCCCCGGTAA
- a CDS encoding peptide deformylase, producing the protein MAVLPIVIVGDPVLHNPTEPVTQTPEELAELIADMYETLDVSNGVGLAANQVGVPLRLFVYDCPDITDDGTATRRKGAVINPVLETSEIPETMPDPDDDDEGCLSVPGFQFPTGRADWARVTGTDEHGDPVDIEGKGFFARMLQHEVGHLDGFLYVDVLIGRHARAAKKAIKREGWGTPGLSWVPGTVPDPFGHDD; encoded by the coding sequence ATGGCAGTCCTCCCCATCGTGATCGTCGGTGACCCCGTTCTGCACAACCCGACCGAACCGGTTACCCAGACGCCGGAGGAACTGGCGGAGTTGATCGCGGACATGTACGAAACGCTCGACGTCTCCAACGGTGTCGGGCTGGCCGCGAACCAGGTCGGGGTCCCGCTGCGACTGTTCGTCTACGACTGCCCCGACATCACCGACGACGGCACCGCGACCCGGCGCAAGGGCGCGGTGATCAACCCGGTGCTGGAGACCTCCGAGATCCCGGAGACCATGCCGGATCCGGACGACGACGATGAGGGCTGCCTCTCGGTCCCCGGCTTCCAGTTCCCCACCGGACGGGCCGACTGGGCGCGCGTCACCGGCACCGACGAGCACGGCGATCCGGTCGACATCGAGGGCAAGGGCTTCTTCGCCCGCATGCTGCAGCACGAGGTCGGCCACCTGGACGGATTCCTGTACGTGGACGTGCTGATCGGCCGGCACGCACGGGCCGCGAAGAAGGCGATCAAGCGCGAGGGCTGGGGCACACCGGGTCTCAGCTGGGTGCCCGGCACAGTGCCGGATCCGTTCGGCCACGACGACTGA
- a CDS encoding DUF3263 domain-containing protein: MDGAAARNLETVTDGESSGLSRRELDILAFERQWWKYAGAKEEAIRELFSLSPTRYYQVLNAVVDRPEALAADPMLVKRLRRLRASRQKARAARRLGFQV, translated from the coding sequence ATGGACGGCGCAGCGGCTCGGAATCTCGAGACGGTAACCGACGGGGAAAGCAGCGGCCTGAGTCGCCGCGAGCTGGACATCCTGGCCTTCGAACGGCAGTGGTGGAAGTACGCGGGCGCCAAGGAAGAGGCCATCCGTGAACTGTTCTCGCTCTCGCCGACCCGCTACTACCAGGTGCTCAACGCGGTAGTCGATCGTCCCGAAGCCCTCGCCGCCGACCCCATGCTGGTGAAGCGCCTGCGCCGGTTGCGCGCGAGCCGGCAGAAGGCCAGAGCCGCTCGCCGCCTCGGATTTCAGGTATGA
- a CDS encoding LytR C-terminal domain-containing protein has protein sequence MSSPNPTSGGPPLRALAMVLIALAIVFAGLGAMSLSNSDSGTVAETPSSTPKPVPPATSAAPRTTVPSSAPATTTDVTSTTAPTTTAPVTTTPSTTAAAPAATVNRAVPVRVLNNSLVAGLAANTAAELTANGWTNVSAGNYAGGTIAKSTVYYGNTAGEKEAAVQIANELGVSAQPKAAGIDSGTGVIVILTGN, from the coding sequence GTGAGCTCTCCCAATCCCACCTCCGGCGGGCCGCCGTTGCGCGCGCTGGCGATGGTGTTGATCGCGTTGGCCATCGTGTTCGCCGGGCTCGGTGCGATGTCGCTGTCGAATTCCGACTCCGGCACCGTGGCCGAAACGCCGTCCAGCACACCGAAACCGGTGCCGCCGGCCACCTCCGCCGCCCCGCGCACCACCGTGCCGTCCTCGGCCCCCGCGACGACCACGGACGTGACGTCCACCACCGCGCCGACCACCACCGCCCCGGTCACCACTACGCCGAGCACCACCGCGGCGGCTCCGGCCGCGACGGTGAATCGCGCTGTGCCCGTGCGGGTCCTGAACAACAGCCTGGTCGCCGGCCTGGCCGCGAACACCGCGGCGGAGCTCACCGCCAACGGCTGGACGAACGTCTCGGCCGGCAACTACGCGGGCGGCACCATCGCGAAAAGCACCGTGTACTACGGGAATACGGCCGGTGAAAAGGAAGCGGCCGTGCAGATCGCGAACGAACTGGGCGTCAGCGCCCAGCCGAAAGCGGCGGGAATCGACTCCGGCACGGGTGTGATCGTCATCTTGACGGGTAACTGA
- the sodC gene encoding superoxide dismutase[Cu-Zn]: MAVPTHPADSVGCHPRTSATRRPSWRTVAPVLAVAVFGLAACTNSQESSDVKGTTPPVWTGADAPPQGEPGKETGDAHGSQGHKVDLKDPSGASVGTANIVQSGNHLQFTIEAHGLKPGFHGLHIHSFGKCEPNSVAPTGGPAGAFLSAGGHLQVGSANTHPASGDLTSLQVRADGNAKLITTTDAVTMDDIKGKALMIHADADNFGNIPNRYLQANGAAGPDQNTLATGDAGDRVACGVIQ, from the coding sequence ATGGCAGTGCCTACCCACCCCGCCGACTCCGTCGGCTGCCATCCCCGGACGTCCGCGACTCGTCGTCCGTCCTGGCGGACCGTGGCCCCGGTGCTCGCGGTGGCGGTCTTCGGTCTCGCTGCCTGCACGAACAGCCAGGAATCGAGTGACGTCAAGGGAACCACGCCGCCGGTGTGGACCGGTGCGGATGCCCCGCCGCAGGGCGAGCCCGGCAAGGAAACCGGTGACGCGCACGGCAGTCAGGGTCACAAGGTCGACCTGAAGGACCCCTCGGGCGCCTCGGTCGGCACCGCGAACATCGTGCAGAGCGGGAACCACCTGCAGTTCACCATCGAGGCGCACGGCCTGAAGCCCGGCTTCCACGGTCTGCACATCCACTCCTTCGGCAAGTGCGAGCCGAACTCCGTCGCCCCGACCGGCGGCCCGGCGGGCGCCTTCCTGTCCGCGGGTGGCCACCTGCAGGTCGGCAGCGCCAACACGCACCCGGCCAGCGGCGACCTGACCTCGCTGCAGGTGCGCGCGGACGGCAACGCCAAGCTGATCACCACCACCGACGCGGTCACCATGGACGACATCAAGGGCAAGGCCCTGATGATCCATGCCGACGCGGACAACTTCGGGAACATCCCCAACCGTTATCTCCAGGCCAACGGCGCCGCTGGACCGGACCAGAACACGCTGGCGACAGGTGATGCGGGCGACCGCGTCGCCTGTGGCGTGATCCAGTAA
- a CDS encoding glutamate--cysteine ligase, translating into MAGAPSANVPFKGSPRPTIGIEWEIALVDKVTRDLSNTAAAVFDAVGDLRAHDGTPQITKELLRNTVELVTGVHENVASAVDDLRGTMDTVRRAADPLGVDLFCAGTHPFAQWSAQQLTRSEHYDELIERTQWWGRQMMIWGVHVHVGVSHRDKVFPILNSLLLSYPHLLALSASSPMWAGSDTGYASNRTLMFQQLPTAGLPFQFDNWPQFEGFVHDQLKTGVFEQLGGMHWDIRPAPKWGTIEVRVCDGISTKTELAAMAALIHCLIVDLDRRIEGGEELPTLPPWHVQENKWRAARYGLDAIIIVDADSNERLVTDDLSELLNRLEPTAKELGCAAELASVAEIPLRGASYQRQRKVAAAAQGDLVAVVDSLVKELDT; encoded by the coding sequence ATGGCCGGGGCACCAAGCGCGAACGTACCGTTCAAAGGTTCACCCCGGCCCACGATCGGCATCGAGTGGGAGATAGCGCTCGTCGACAAGGTGACGCGCGATCTGTCCAACACCGCCGCAGCGGTTTTCGACGCGGTCGGTGATCTGCGCGCCCACGACGGCACCCCGCAGATCACCAAGGAATTGCTGCGCAACACCGTCGAACTGGTGACCGGCGTACACGAGAACGTCGCCAGTGCGGTGGACGACCTGCGCGGCACCATGGACACCGTGCGCCGCGCCGCCGACCCGCTCGGCGTCGATCTGTTCTGCGCGGGCACCCACCCCTTCGCGCAGTGGTCGGCCCAGCAGCTGACCCGCTCCGAGCACTACGACGAGCTGATCGAGCGCACCCAGTGGTGGGGCCGGCAGATGATGATCTGGGGCGTGCACGTGCACGTCGGAGTCTCGCACCGGGACAAGGTCTTTCCGATCCTGAACTCGCTGCTGCTGTCGTATCCGCATCTGCTCGCGCTGTCCGCGTCCTCGCCGATGTGGGCGGGTTCGGACACCGGTTACGCCAGCAACCGGACGCTGATGTTCCAGCAACTGCCCACCGCGGGCCTGCCGTTCCAGTTCGACAATTGGCCGCAGTTCGAAGGTTTCGTGCACGATCAGCTCAAGACTGGCGTCTTCGAGCAGCTCGGCGGCATGCACTGGGATATCCGGCCGGCGCCCAAGTGGGGCACCATCGAGGTGCGGGTCTGCGACGGCATCTCCACCAAGACCGAGCTGGCCGCGATGGCCGCGCTCATCCACTGCCTCATCGTCGATCTGGACCGGCGCATCGAGGGCGGCGAGGAGTTGCCCACGCTGCCGCCCTGGCATGTGCAGGAGAACAAGTGGCGGGCCGCGCGCTACGGGCTGGACGCGATCATCATCGTCGATGCCGACAGCAATGAGCGCCTGGTCACCGACGATCTGTCCGAACTGCTGAATCGGCTGGAACCGACCGCCAAGGAACTGGGCTGCGCGGCCGAGCTCGCTTCGGTCGCGGAGATCCCGCTGCGCGGTGCGTCCTATCAGCGGCAGCGCAAAGTCGCGGCCGCGGCGCAGGGCGATCTGGTCGCGGTGGTGGACTCGCTGGTCAAGGAGCTGGACACCTAG
- a CDS encoding phosphatase PAP2 family protein, which yields MVDVLVEDPGSGAGSVAQRFSAPPARIWVTAAVSAVPVLLVTLQVVAAWQGFPGPLESVWQDYAGTPKSMTVPWAGLVLALVGLPMRRRIIAVGAAVGIDAVCAGVRLLAGSPFSVGNGPVIVLTGIAVLAWWRWTGTERRNALHAAALGALLILATKVGDVWLHITTMARPAVLDEYVILADHALGDPSWVLGRVLDALGPGVSAVLHWVYIELPVAAIVVAVWQLRRVTAAGEHGWPSHYLVRTFLVLGLIGPLFYVIFPVVGPMFAFGADGHGLQLGNYWPGVLPPLDRNPAELAFDNYTPRNCMPSMHTAWALSVFLHTRRDLTGARAPAWLRWMGAFWLFGTLAATLGFGYHYGVDLVAGAVLCLTVESALREPERGWGWFRVRLVGGGTIVFAALLLSFRFLAVPMAEYPVLSGTVVLAALAGVAAAFHATWFAHRDTVVAPVRAGEAVDTA from the coding sequence ATGGTCGACGTGCTAGTCGAAGATCCAGGTTCCGGCGCGGGAAGTGTGGCGCAACGGTTTTCCGCGCCCCCGGCCCGGATCTGGGTCACCGCAGCGGTTTCGGCCGTCCCCGTGTTGCTGGTCACATTGCAGGTGGTGGCCGCGTGGCAGGGCTTCCCGGGTCCGCTGGAAAGCGTGTGGCAGGACTACGCCGGTACGCCCAAGTCGATGACGGTGCCGTGGGCCGGTCTGGTGCTGGCGCTGGTCGGTCTGCCGATGCGCCGCCGGATCATCGCGGTCGGCGCGGCCGTCGGCATCGACGCGGTGTGCGCGGGGGTGCGGTTGCTCGCCGGTTCGCCGTTCAGCGTGGGCAACGGCCCGGTGATCGTGCTCACCGGCATCGCGGTGCTGGCCTGGTGGCGCTGGACCGGCACGGAACGCCGCAACGCACTGCATGCCGCCGCGCTCGGCGCGCTGCTCATTCTCGCCACCAAGGTCGGCGATGTCTGGCTGCACATCACCACCATGGCCCGGCCCGCGGTGCTGGACGAGTACGTCATCCTCGCCGACCACGCGCTGGGTGATCCGTCCTGGGTGCTGGGCCGGGTGCTGGACGCGCTCGGGCCCGGCGTCTCGGCCGTATTGCACTGGGTCTACATCGAATTGCCGGTCGCCGCCATCGTGGTCGCGGTCTGGCAGTTGCGCCGGGTCACCGCGGCGGGTGAGCACGGCTGGCCGTCGCACTATCTGGTGCGCACGTTCCTGGTGCTCGGCCTGATCGGGCCGCTGTTCTATGTCATCTTCCCGGTGGTCGGCCCGATGTTCGCATTCGGTGCCGATGGGCACGGCCTGCAACTCGGCAACTACTGGCCCGGGGTGTTGCCGCCGCTGGACCGGAATCCGGCGGAGCTCGCCTTCGACAACTACACACCCCGCAACTGCATGCCGTCCATGCACACCGCCTGGGCGCTGTCGGTCTTCCTGCATACCCGGCGTGATCTCACCGGCGCCCGGGCGCCTGCCTGGCTGCGCTGGATGGGCGCGTTCTGGCTGTTCGGCACTCTCGCCGCCACCCTGGGTTTCGGTTACCACTATGGCGTAGACCTGGTCGCGGGCGCGGTGCTGTGCCTGACCGTCGAGTCCGCGCTGCGCGAACCCGAGCGCGGGTGGGGCTGGTTCCGCGTCCGCCTGGTGGGCGGTGGCACGATCGTCTTCGCGGCGCTGCTGCTGTCGTTCCGTTTTCTGGCGGTGCCGATGGCGGAATATCCGGTGCTCTCGGGCACGGTGGTGCTGGCCGCGCTGGCCGGTGTGGCCGCGGCTTTCCACGCCACCTGGTTCGCGCACCGGGACACCGTCGTCGCCCCGGTGCGTGCGGGGGAGGCAGTGGATACGGCGTAG
- a CDS encoding dihydrofolate reductase family protein codes for MSRVRVHNFSISLDGFATGAGITRDAPFGHAGERLHEWMFATRFGRTALGQPGGSTGADNAFAEQIENGFGAEIMGRGKFSYQTGPWTEVGTEQEWRGWWGPNPPFHTPVFVLTHHPRPSIEMAGGTVFHFLDATPQEALDRAREAAGDLDIRVGGGPTVVRDFLQAGLIDTLHVVQVPIVLGRGVRLWDGLEDIDARYDIEAVSTPSGVTHLTLTRA; via the coding sequence ATGTCCAGAGTTCGCGTGCACAACTTCTCCATCTCGCTCGACGGTTTCGCTACCGGCGCGGGCATCACCCGGGACGCGCCGTTCGGCCACGCCGGGGAGCGGCTGCACGAGTGGATGTTCGCCACCCGCTTCGGCCGCACCGCGCTCGGTCAGCCCGGCGGCAGCACCGGCGCCGACAACGCGTTCGCCGAACAGATCGAGAACGGGTTCGGCGCGGAGATCATGGGGCGCGGCAAGTTCAGCTATCAGACCGGGCCGTGGACCGAGGTCGGCACCGAGCAGGAATGGCGGGGCTGGTGGGGTCCGAACCCGCCGTTCCATACGCCGGTTTTCGTGCTGACGCACCACCCGCGGCCGTCGATCGAAATGGCGGGCGGCACGGTTTTCCATTTCCTCGACGCCACCCCGCAGGAGGCGCTCGACCGGGCCCGCGAAGCGGCGGGCGATCTGGATATCCGCGTCGGCGGTGGCCCGACGGTCGTGCGCGACTTCCTTCAGGCGGGCCTGATCGACACCCTGCACGTGGTGCAAGTTCCGATCGTGCTCGGCCGCGGCGTGCGCCTGTGGGATGGCTTGGAAGACATCGATGCTCGCTACGACATCGAGGCGGTGTCCACCCCCAGCGGCGTCACCCACCTGACCCTCACCCGGGCCTGA
- a CDS encoding winged helix-turn-helix transcriptional regulator, translating to MHSSPRSGCPINAAVEVLGDPWAMLVLRDIMFGNRRYFRELLTGSEEGIASNILSSRLKQLTAAGLLTRAATQRGQRAEYSLTEAGIQVLPIMVALGNWGLAHRPGTPHLRVRAELLRDAGPELTEAMMDELRELHLGIPRPNPQAPRASTQLEAAYEAATHTTA from the coding sequence ATGCATAGCTCGCCGCGTTCGGGATGCCCGATCAACGCCGCCGTCGAGGTACTCGGCGACCCATGGGCGATGCTGGTGTTGCGCGACATCATGTTCGGCAATCGCCGCTATTTCCGGGAGTTGCTCACCGGCTCCGAGGAAGGCATCGCGAGCAATATCCTCAGCAGCCGGCTCAAACAACTCACCGCCGCCGGCCTGCTCACCCGCGCGGCGACGCAGCGCGGCCAGCGCGCCGAATACTCCCTCACCGAGGCGGGCATCCAGGTCCTGCCGATCATGGTCGCCCTCGGCAACTGGGGCCTGGCGCACCGCCCGGGCACCCCGCACCTGCGCGTCCGCGCCGAACTACTCCGCGACGCCGGCCCCGAACTCACCGAAGCCATGATGGACGAACTCCGCGAACTCCACCTCGGCATTCCCCGCCCGAACCCGCAAGCCCCCCGAGCATCCACCCAGCTCGAAGCCGCCTACGAAGCGGCCACCCACACCACCGCCTGA
- a CDS encoding Uma2 family endonuclease encodes MTAVRESLMTTEKFEELARVAEGVRLEFIDGQLGAKAAPDGDHGRIIQWLIRTFLLFRPELFLTPEQGLKVGQYRKGRARPDGVLAAAEAFVGQGEWADPAPVLMVVEVTSDDQDTERRDREEKPLAYAASGIPLYLLIDRQYGELTVYSQPTPTRYEKKLTVPFGATVELPDPVRVELDSAPLADWVR; translated from the coding sequence ATGACCGCCGTGCGTGAGTCCCTCATGACGACCGAGAAGTTCGAGGAACTCGCTCGCGTGGCCGAAGGTGTGCGACTGGAGTTCATCGATGGACAACTTGGGGCGAAAGCAGCTCCGGACGGAGATCATGGCCGGATCATTCAATGGTTGATCCGTACATTCCTGCTGTTCCGTCCGGAGCTGTTTCTTACGCCCGAACAAGGGCTGAAGGTCGGGCAGTACCGAAAGGGCCGCGCTCGTCCGGACGGTGTACTGGCAGCCGCCGAGGCCTTTGTCGGTCAGGGCGAATGGGCCGATCCGGCCCCGGTGCTCATGGTGGTCGAGGTGACCTCCGATGACCAGGACACCGAGCGCCGCGATCGCGAAGAGAAGCCGCTCGCCTACGCGGCAAGCGGAATTCCCCTCTACCTGCTGATCGATCGCCAATACGGCGAACTCACGGTTTACAGCCAGCCGACACCCACTCGCTACGAGAAGAAGCTCACGGTGCCGTTCGGGGCGACCGTGGAGTTGCCGGACCCGGTGCGGGTCGAGTTGGATAGCGCACCGCTCGCGGATTGGGTGCGGTAG